From Mytilus edulis chromosome 9, xbMytEdul2.2, whole genome shotgun sequence, the proteins below share one genomic window:
- the LOC139490154 gene encoding uncharacterized protein, whose amino-acid sequence MKTTQQSYFPILFLLICGVLSWNYVSNIEKTTDGSLNFNQNTVTKIERSSGGSTYDQNTVHVKYTERITNVSPNTKKTTAKEKERILYGSPNSNDDTATKTERIPDASVDSHKNTATQTESISDGSTNNNKNTNTKIYRTPRGSVDLIQSTATQTERISYGWTNSDKKTDTQTEWTPRSSVNSISNTETQTESIYYDSTNNNKNTNKKTETTIRGSVNIIQNIVTQTERISYGSTNSDNNTDTQTEEAPRGSVNSNQNTATQTERIPDSLKDIDKNTKTRTERTPRGSVNSNQHTATQTERISYGSANHSQHRKRYNQDLFTASWTTFNDGLLLGLNKSKENIPSEIRNTKINDTLNLLSGLSTQSTEHLTTLKELQRDPCQKYGTCSVAQNKTKWYCYCDSDCKMFNDCCSDYNESIRNSNSQLSFECYSQTYVKRSNSRTGFLAVGSCPNSYKNRTETQQELIPMKTNAGNGQKRLNNWVFAVSMIFS is encoded by the exons ATGAAAACAACTCAACAATCATATTTTCCTATTTTATTTCTTCTGATTTGCGGTGTTTTATCATGGAATTATGTCTCAAACATAGAAAAGACCACGGATGGTTCTTTAAATTTCAATCAGAATACAGTCACAAAGATAGAGAGGAGCTCTGGTGGTTCAACATATGATCAAAATACTGTACATGTCAAATATACGGAGAGGATCACTAATGTTTCACCAAATACAAAGAAGACTACAGCCAAAGAGAAAGAGAGGATCCTTTATGGTTCACCAAATAGCAATGATGATACAGCCACAAAGACGGAGAGAATCCCTGATGCGTCTGTTGATTCACATAAGAATACTGCAACACAAACGGAGAGTATATCTGATGGTTCGACAAATAACAATAAGAATACAAACACAAAGATATACAGAACTCCTCGTGGTTCTGTTGATTTAATTCAAAGTACTGCAACACAGACGGAGAGGATCTCTTATGGTTGGACAAATAGCGACAAGAAAACAGACACACAGACTGAATGGACTCCTCGTAGCTCTGTTAATTCAATTTCGAATACCGAAACACAGACGGAGAGTATCTATTATGATTCGACAAATAACAATAAGAATACAAACAAAAAGACAGAAACAACTATTCGTGGTTCTGTTAATATAATTCAGAATATTGTAACACAGACGGAGAGGATATCTTATGGTTCGACAAACAGTGATAACAATACAGACACACAGACTGAGGAGGCTCCTCGTGGCTCTGTTAATTCAAATCAGAATACTGCAACACAGACGGAGAGGATCCCTGATAGTTTAAAAGATATCGATAAGAATACAAAGACAAGGACGGAGAGGACTCCTCGTGGCTCTGTTAATTCAAATCAGCATACTGCAACACAGACGGAGAGGATATCTTATGGTTCTGCAAATCACTCTCAACACCGAAAAAGATATAACCAAGATTTATTTACAGCATCATGGACAACCTTCAATGATGGTCTTTTATTGGGGTTAAATAAAAGTAAAGAAAACATCCCTTCAGAAATAAGGAATACGAAAATAAATGATACTTTAAATTTACTCAGTGGTTTGAGCACTCAGTCAACAGAGCATCTAACAACCTTGAAAGAACTTCAACGTGATCCATGTCAAAAATATGGAACTTGTTCCGTGGcacagaataaaacaaaatggtaCTGTTACTGTGATAGCGACTGTAAAATGTTTAACGACTGTTGTAGTGATTATAATGAAAGTATCAGAAACAGTAATAGTCAACTATCATTTGAATGTTATTCCCAGACTTACGTCAAAAGAAGTAATAGTCGAACTGGATTTCTAGCAGTGGGATCTTGTCCTAATTCTTACAAAAACAGAACT GAAACCCAACAGGAGCTTATACCAATGAAAACAAATGCAGGGAATGGACAGAAGAG attaaacAACTGGGTTTTTGCAGTCAGTATGATATTTTCATAA